One Bombus pyrosoma isolate SC7728 linkage group LG9, ASM1482585v1, whole genome shotgun sequence genomic window carries:
- the LOC122570499 gene encoding glycine-rich cell wall structural protein-like: MGWIFLASTLLFCLCAAGLPLPQGGGGAAGGHGQPQAGSPSTPGPGGGTAGSGASSTFGAAGGSASGPGTGAAVGSGAVGFGVTGGSTGGGAGGGAAGGGPSWSTGPARRGRGWRDWRRGDPTLIKGLWKSKGPLDSLGKAEVYIFLALLIGFVTVVVGCWLSDNCWSPEPEGVVTLA; the protein is encoded by the exons ATGGGGTGGATCTTCCTTGCCAGTACTTTACTCTTTTGCTTATGCG CGGCGGGATTGCCGTTGCCACAGGGCGGTGGCGGCGCGGCGGGGGGCCATGGACAGCCGCAGGCTGGTTCGCCGAGCACCCCGGGCCCCGGCGGTGGCACAGCTGGCAGTGGCGCGAGCAGCACTTTTGGCGCCGCTGGCGGCAGTGCCTCTGGCCCTGGCACCGGCGCCGCCGTTGGAAGCGGCGCTGTTGGTTTCGGTGTGACCGGAGGAAGTACCGGCGGTGGGGCCGGTGGTGGTGCCGCCGGTGGTGGTCCAAGTTGGTCCACGGGCCCGGCTCGTCGGGGCCGAGGGTGGCGCGACTGGCGCCGCGGCGACCCCACGCTGATCAAGGGACTCTGGAAGTCGAAGGGACCTCTAG ATTCCTTAGGCAAGGCGGAAGTGTACATCTTCTTAGCGCTGCTGATCGGTTTCGTGACGGTGGTGGTGGGCTGTTGGCTGTCGGACAACTGTTGGTCCCCGGAACCGGAAGGGGTGGTGACCCTGGCATAG